Proteins encoded together in one Micromonospora kangleipakensis window:
- a CDS encoding excisionase family DNA-binding protein, with amino-acid sequence MSERYLSIPEVAERLGTTERFPRRLIEERRIEFKRFGRHVRIAESVLNTYIDSCTVTPIQRPSRRRAA; translated from the coding sequence GTGTCAGAGAGGTACCTTTCCATCCCGGAAGTAGCAGAGAGGCTCGGAACAACAGAGCGTTTTCCTCGCCGCCTCATCGAGGAGCGCCGGATCGAGTTCAAGCGATTTGGCCGCCATGTGCGTATCGCCGAGAGTGTTCTCAACACCTACATCGATAGCTGCACGGTTACCCCCATTCAACGACCGAGCAGGAGGAGGGCAGCCTAG